Genomic segment of Gavia stellata isolate bGavSte3 chromosome 21, bGavSte3.hap2, whole genome shotgun sequence:
CAATGCAAAATCCATAATGCTTGGGTCAAGAGCATCCACCTCCGTGTTCATGTCTGCTGGCATGTTCAGGAAGTCCGGAGGCGCGCGTCCCATGGGATGGTGGGGAAGAGGGCTGTGGCTCATGTCAGGCAGAGTATGGAGAGGAGGCGTTTGTGCAGGTGCTGGTGAGTCTGGGGTGATGCGAGCCTGGGTCTGGATCTGGTGATGCAGGGGGATGGACTGTAGCGAGAGCGTCATGATCGGCTGAGGCTGTAGCTGGGAGATGGAGATTCGGCCTTGGGCTGCTGCCATATGGTTCAGGGCGGAGACCTCAGGCTCTGACTGCTTGCTGGGCCGCCTGCAGTTCTCAGGTCTGTCAGTGATCAGCTTGTCTAGCTCCTCTGCGCAAGCAATACGCGTTcccaaggaagaaaagagacagTTTAACCCGTTTGTTCAAGCAGGGCCCGGCCAACGCATTTCACAAGTGAGCACAGCCCCACGCTTTCACCATAAAACTGAACAGGCAGTGTCTGTCACTGTACGAGATGCAGCACAGAAGGTAGGCTTTGACTGCGCAGAGCACAAAGAAATGCCCTTACCCTAGTCAACTTCCATGGTTACCCCTAACTGAGCTAAAGAAATGATCACACGAGACTTACACAGAGCAACCGATGGCAGCTGACCCGCAGTTGCAGAACTAAGCATCCTCAGTAGTCTCCTGCTCATAGCGATACTCTGAATTCTGCTTGTATCTCAAATGAGATTTGTCCGAAAGACTCCTGACAGTTTCAATAgcacttttgtttttaagcaaagGAGAATGTAATTTATCATTGATTGTATGTTAACAGATTTTGCAACAAAAACTCCAGCTGATTTTGCAAATATTGAGCTCCTGAAAGCTTCAAAAACATTTGTCTTTATCAATAAGAGTGAGAAACTCTTAGGAAAGGGAGAGTTTTGCAGAGGAGCAAGCaaaaaactgcattaaaatgtGACACTATAAATAGTAACACTGGAGGCAGCATAACTCCTCAGAAGGCCTTGGATGTGCTAGGCAGGTTAGCATGGGGGAAAAGGACAATCCATTTTGAAGCTGGGGACCAATTTGCACTGAGGGCCTCCAAAAATAACTGTCAGTTCAGTtacctcctcctgctgcagtgtATCGCCCTGTCATACAGCCTCGGGGCAGCAGCGATGACTTCATTCCGCGCAGAGCACGGGGTATTTCAGCTGAGCGGCGCAGAGGAGGAGGCCGTTGCAAGGCGTGAGAGCTCTGCACTAGCCAGCTCTGTTCCATATAACTTATTTCTTAAGATTCATGCATTCCTGGCCAAATagccattttttccccctcatacACATAGCGAAAGCGTAAGTCCTACCTGGGTTAGCCATGCTCCTGTGAATAGCAGCTAAGTCCTTCCGCTTCCACTTCTGCATCTCCTCTTCCATCTTGTCGATCTTGGCAGGATTGAGAGCCCACAGGCACCCTTTGCGAGAGGTGCCACTCATCTTGTTCTCCACCTTCTCAAAACACTTATTCAGAGACAGGTTGTGGCGCACAGAGTTCTTCCAGCCATCAGGGGCTGTCTGAAAGATGCAGGAGGATGTTAGTGAAAAAAGCCATGAACAAGGTATTTGTGATGTTCTACTTCCACCCTTCAGGGGTGGAAGCGTACCTTGAAGTAGGGAAAATGCTCCTTCATGAAGCTGTAGATCTCGCTCACTGGGAGACTGCCtgttttgctgttcttcagCGCCATCGCAATCAAACAACTACGGGacagagaaatacaaaaaataacagATTGCGTATAATTAGCCATCATGCCTTCTTCTGGTCTAGCAACCTTGGACCCATCTCTTAAGACACAAACAGCTGGCTGATCACGGGATTACCGTTCTCAAGCGCTCAGAAGCCACCCTGTGATCCTGCAGATTTTACTCCTCTCTGCTGTTACTCTACTCTACCTTTACACTGATGTCCAGGAACTAGTTTGCTTCTTCGTTCTTGCTGCCCCTCAGAGGCAGCTTCCACAGAACTCCGGGGCAGATGATGGGGTTTTTGTTCCCTTCAAAAGGAATCAAAAACTCTAGTGCTATCACACCTACAGCGTTACAGTCATCCCAatgcaggctgcaggcagcacactATTCTGCTCTCTACTCACCTATATGAATAGATCGGCTTGGGATAATGCTTTGGATGGAGTTCCTGCGCAGAGTGAGGAGCCAGGCGTGGCTGAGAATAGTGTGGCTGAGTCCCATAGGATGTGTTGTAGATTGCTGCTGGGTTACACTgtgagcagaaggaaaagaaggaaaacatcgGATGCAAAGTGTCCTTGAGTATGTAGGTTTAGGGATATTTTATTGATTTTCTATTAAAAGAGTTCTAGATATGATCTTGGCAGGTACTTCAAAACATAGGCAATGAGAAAATAACAGTACCTGTTGTGTGTTCTGTGCTAGGGCAAACACTTGCTGtgaatgaggaggaggaaagagttgttgctgtgtttgtaaACTAGGAGATGGTTGCCCACCTACAGCATACTGGCTCATctgctgagataaagacagcaGACATGTCAGTCTTGAAATTAGCAACATCTTTTCCTAAGACGTGTTGCAATAATGAGCCATCGAGGCCTGCTCTTACATTTGCTCCGTGTGTTGAAATAGAATTCAGTCCCAGGATTCCCTGTGGCAGGCTGGCCTGGACATGAATCATTGCTCCAGGTGCTCCTGTCGAGTGCATGTTGCTTGCTACAGGACCTATTTTggagaaagcaaaggcaatGAATGTTTGCATGAAAGTACACTTCAGAAAAGAGagctgacatttatttttaacagacgCAGTTGAACACAGCTAAGCTCTGGAGTGGATAATCACACCTCTGTGACTTTCCATCCCAAAAGAACCCAGAGCATTTCACAAATTGCAAAGATGACATCAGCTGCTTCTAAAACTTGTTATGCAGGGAATGAAAGATGACAGCTGTTTAACAGTCCACAGTGGTGTTACAGACACAGTatcttacaaaagaaaaaaaaacatattcagCATTATCTGTACTCCAGAAGGATTTCTGCTCTAAAGCAAGCAAGATGATACGCTGAGCTCTCTCAGCAGAATGCCTTAGGGAACAAGTGTGTTTACCTAAAGGATGTTCACAAAGGAAAGGCAGGCGTTCAATGAACATATGCTGTAAGTCTCTATGAAGCAAACAGGTATGGGGTAAATAAGATACTCTTAATTTTATCAATGTtgaaacaaacaagaaagactAATTACCTAATTTCAAAGCTGTTGAAAACCTCTGAAATGCAAGTCTTAAATACCTTGGCCCAAGTTCACGCAACAAGGCACCAGCAACTACACTGAGCAGAGAAGCCAATCGGATCCCAAGATCTCCGTTGACTGCTAGGGCTCTCTGCCTCTTGAAATGAAGGAAATGTATCAGCAAGAGCCTTATCAGAAGACAACAGGCTCCAGACCTTTTGACAGCACGTGAAATGTAATGCATTTAAAAGGAATCTACTAATAGGAAAGCTAGCCTGTGTGGCGGAAAGAAAGGAGGCAGTAGGCTGTGTCATTTAAATAGCAGTTATTTAACATCCTAACAGTTTACCTGTCTGTTGTAGCATTGCATTCTGGGCACCAAGGCTAAAATCCATTCTTCCACTGGCCATCTGTTGTAACCGCGGAACATCAACAGATGTCAGCCACGACAAGGACTGTAAGTCACTGGGGAGGTCATCTTCACTCAGCTGGGAGGGGTCAGAAGGTAAGAGTCTGCAAAACAGCATGGACGGTTAGCAGAGAGCAGAGATGCTGCTACACTGTCCCTGGTAAGAGGGGAGAGGACCGGAATGCCGAAGCTCACGTAGGTCAGCGGGGAAAACACATCAGGCTGGAATTCCATTTGCAGAATTCAGATGCGACCTTTGGTTTCACAGCTGGCTGGTTACTGCTGCCCTTTACCTAATCACGTGTTCCTTCGTACAATTTGAAACATTTCGGTTAAGAAAACTTCTTGTGCAGTGTTTGTAGGGGAAGAAGGCATAAGAACCCGGAAGAGAAACTGCctagaaacaaaaccagagctgattgattattttcacatttgtcAGAAATTTGCCTTGATGTAGAAGAAACCTGTCAGGACTTTTAACCCGACAATTTTGCATTAACCTTGAAACCCAGTGGCCAGCCAGCCTTGGGAGAAGTTCCTGTGCCTAGCTCCTCAAGCACCTGTGTATGCTGCTGGCTTGGACACCCGGAGAGGGCTTTTCCCAGCCACTGCATCCCGTCGGTGAGGACGGATCAGCAGACAGTTGCTACATAAACAAAACTTTACAGAATGAAGTGGTGATCTCTTCCATTCAGATACATGAAGTTACCGATACTTAACAAGGAACTGTGAAGCATATGAAACAATTTCTTAGGCAGTTTTTGACATACTAAAGGGTCAGAATGAAAAGCTACTGACAGAATGCACAGTAACACCAAGCCTGCCTTTAGCAACAAAACTGAGGCATAACGATGACAGGCTGCTTTTGGTTTAAAGCTCCAGTTTTGATACATTCTGCATGATCCATCCcaccagttttgttttgcttctgataGAGTGCATGgtacaaaactgaaatattggAATGTATTTACAGTACTCAAAAATTCCTGTGTGGTCAAAACTCTCATTAAAGTCAATAAAAGGACTATTGCAAATGAAGGGCTAAACTACTTTTACTTCTGTTAAACAGTATTACAGAAGTCATGGGTATCTTGAGGAGTAAAGCGGTAATTAGAACATGTCAGGAAGTTATCATTAGATATCTAGGGTAAACCCAAAGGGATTCGGGTCaaggaaaacatctttctctttcagaagaacATAGTTTAGTTGGATGTAGttgattttgctttcaaaacaaaggCTTTAAAGAGCTCTCTCATAGATGTGTTAAAGCCAGCTGCGTGGTACTAATGCATGTTCGTTGCCAAATGACGATGCAGAAGGCTTAAATAAATCTGGTCTCTTGCTGAAGCATCTTTTATGTTTTACACGATTCTAAATCAGCTTAAAAGAACAAGGCAGAACTCTAGTGCCTGGCTGCCCAGGAGCTTTCAGCTCCTCTATTCATGATTTTCAGAAACACGCATCAAAGTTCCCTAAACTATTATCTGGGAGATCTTAAAAGCagaatgtaatttatttgttcgtaaaaagattttgaaaataagaaaaggaaaagaaacacccAACACCTGACCAGGAGCCAAAAGCTCAAATCCTGGCCAACAAACATCTTCAAATCTCTCTCCCAGCCTaccctgttttctttctcctactGTAGTTATAGTGCAATAATTAGCATTGCCATGGTTACCGCTGTTCAGTTATTTTGTGAGGCCTGGGacttaaatacataaaaagacTATCAGGTGACGGCTCTCCCGGCTTGGAGATTGGCTGGATTGGAAGTAAACAAGAGCATTAAATGATTTGAAAACTGGGCAGGCTCATGTCGTTTGCAACAGTTGGGCCCATTCATGGGAAGCCGATAACCCATTGTGCCGCCAACGACTGCTGCCCCGTGGCACGTGGCCTCGATTGTTTTTGGGATTCTTGCTTAAttgtttccccccccctcctcctcctttttacAAACTTCACATTAATCTGGCTGAATGACAGCCGACACACAACACACATCCACATGCCATCTGGCACCCCGGTCCCTGCCAGTCCTCCCAGACAAGTCAGCTCCTTCAACAAATAACGGGGTCAGATGGGCGGCGAGGGTCAGCACCCACTGCACACGCCTCCTGTCAGGCAATGAATCCGCCACATGCCCTCGCCGCTCCTCCGCGTGGGACGAGCACCTCCGCACCGGAGGAGCGCGGGAGTCGCGGTGGCGCTCAGCAGCCTTCCCGGCTTCAGCTTTTCGGGAAACAAAGGCCTCTGCTTGACACTCACCCTAGGTGCACTCATCCTGGTGCTCTTTCTAGACGTGGAAATGACTGGCGATACCCTGGGCACAGTCGGATGCCATCAGAAGCTTGAACTACAACTCTCCTACTTGCCAGTTAGCATCGCGCAGCATACCCCTATCAGCATCCTCATGATGCAGAACCACGCGGCTCCCCCCGCCTCGCACTAACACTGTGGATCCAAATGGAATGGGCAAGGAAGGTGACTGAACTTTTAAGTTGTTCTAACAGTCATTAGGGTCTATTTCAAACAGATATGAAGATGCAATAATATATAATAGCTAGACAAGTGTGCGAGCCAGCTCTTTTTCCAAGACAAAGATGTTTCCTTCCCGTCCCCATCCTAGCATGGCATGGCTGTTTGACTTTGAGTTTacagttcttttaaaatcacCTCTGGCTGTTCacttagactttttttttacgGATTTGTTAGTTGTCAGGATAACTGTTTTCAATAATAATAgggaaaaaagtatatttagTCAGAAGAAACTATTTCACATTGAAGGATTATTCTTCAGGTTGTCTTCAAAACCAATGTTGAAATTTCATATGTCTTAAAGAAGGTGAAACTGCTTAAAGCATGCCCATCGCTGTCTGACTGAAGTGTTTTAAATGCCCAAATATATTCTGCAGCATAAAACCAGCTTATCTCACAGTACACAGGCTCAGTGTGTATCCTGCTTTTAGTGAAAAAATGCTAATCTAACTGCCCCTGAGAAGACAGCTATGCACAGCAACACCTAACATTTTAATCTCACAGGGTTCAATCTTTCTGAGCTGAAAAACTGCCTGTGCCGAGCCAACTACAAATATGTAAGTACATACTGTAATATCGTGTGTACTTTGACTCTGTTCCTCTCCACCACACTTTTGGTCTCAAGTTTGAGGGTAAACTTCAGGAGTCAGAGCTCCTGTCTTTAGATGGGTGTTCACAGCCCCTGGCACAATGGGGCACTGTAGTAAAAGCAGCCATTTCCTTTCAATGCATGTAAATGAGATAAATAGTGATACGCTATAATTAATGCACACTACTGAAAACGTCCCCAGCTGCACATTCCCCAGGGCTGTCTGGTATATACACTGAACTACCAAACCCCTCTGAAGAAAAGGTTACAGTCACACCAAATGTGTTGCAAACatgatattatttttaaaggtgtgGTGAAGTTACGCAACTCCATTTTTACCCCTCTCCTTCCAAATCTCTGCAGGAAAACACCCTTCTCTTTGTATGTGTTTCTATCCTAGAAAGGCACCTGCATTAGCAAGAATCCACATGATGCTGAGGATTCAAGCCCAGTTCTCCTCTGTGTATCAGAGGATGCTGGCCTCCTGTGAAAAGTGCCCTGAGAGCTGCAATAGGTATGATACAGAAATGCTCAGTGGTAGCACTAGTCTTTGCTATCTGCTCTATCGTGCACTGCCCAAAATACTTATCTACTCAGGACAATAGATCTTCGCCACCAGCCAGCCCGCACAAAGTTTACTTTTCcgaaatgaggaaaaatacacCTTGGAATGAAACCCCTTTCCAGATCTCCCGCTACTGAGCTCCAGACCTTCCTGCCTGCAGTCACGGAGAAATCGGACTCCTGCATTGGTTGCACATCTGACAAAGCTCACTAGAGCCTGTCAGCAGTGCAAAATCATCGATTAGATGTACCTAAAGATATctctacttttttccccccatcaaGTACATCCCTTTGGCACAGCAGCTAGCTAGATGGAATGAAATTCATTCCTGGCATAACACTGTGGGAGTCTGCAACCAACATCAGAGTTGAATTGGAATCTATAGTCATAGATCTAACTTTACCGTCTTTCCTCACATTGAGCTGTTCTAATGAGCTGGATCTAAGGTAGTTCATCACAACAGAAACCGCTGTCAGGGTTAACTATCCACTTCTACATTTGCAAATGCTATAGTATGGAGACTATAGGGACTGTGTCTTCAACAGCATCCTAGAACAGTCTGCCAAACGAGTTTGTTAAGACTAAAGGAAAGCTCAGCAATGACAAGCATACCTTAAGATATTTTATCTCCAGATAGTTTAGCCAATAACTGCGTGTTTCAGTCTATGATATGGTGTGCAGAGGTACGTATTTCTATGTGTATTGCACCACTCACACTTCAGAGGACTGCGTCTGCTTGTTGGCTCTGGAGTCTGTCCCTAAAAGATACAAAGCACTCAAACTGGTTGATGTTGTAGGGTGAATCTAATGCTACAGATTGTCTCAAAGGGATTACTGCATGGTAGCAACTCATCATTGCTTCTGTTCTAAACAAAGTCAGACCAAAACATTGTGGTTGCATTTGGCATATTCAACTTCAATCATAGTTTTAAGATGTCTCTCACTCAATGGACAATTTTTATTACCATTGCCAGCACTGACGTCCGAGCTTTTTGCCTACACTTAAGTAATACAACTATTCAACAAGTAGGAGCAATCAAGGGTGATAGGTTCTTAATTAGCTGTTTGCAATGGTTTATCCAGTGTGAGTAACAATTGAACAGGAAGACTCCTAAGAAAACATCTTCTTGAAGTGGTGAtgagaaactgttttcttttgtctggGATTACGTAATGTCCTCAGAACAAGCACTGTGACTTCTCATATGTAAAACAacacaaggaaaatatttatgttttgtgACTCTTTAGCTGTCTCCATGGTGAGAAGTATTCTCCGTCTTATTGAAGGAGTCGCTTCGCCATCTCCATTTGCTCCTCGCTCCATCTGCTCCGCTCCTTCCCTCTATGCACCAGCTATGTCCTATCTTCCTCCCTTGCAGGTGCTTTTCCCCGCACTAGGTTCTGTCTTCCATGCTCATAACCAcctgcctcttccctccctgttTCTGCaccagctcctctcctgcttcaGCCAGCAGCTCTCACTGCTGCTTTCAGTCTGCGGTTCCTCTTTGCCTCTTGAAGGCACACCACCCATGCAATCCCAAACCACCAGCCCGCCTTTCTCCTCCCAGTCTTCAAGTTCTTTGAGTAATTTCTGGCCTTGCTGGAAATAAGAACACAAATTAGGCAGCTTTCCAGAGACAACCAGAAAGTCCCTCCTCAGCTACAGCTCAAGTAACTTCAGATTATAGGAACCAAAACTagtgaggaaaaagcaaataacatgATTACCCTCTCAGGTGTTGCTGTTCTCCTTTTCTTACACCATActtcagaagagaagatgatTCTCCAAAAACCTTCTGCAAAGGTACTTAGCGCTAACAGAACAGGCTATAGATGTGCTCCTGGAGACTTTTATACATTTCAGCTCTGAGTTTCACAACCCTTCATTACATCATTTTGGTATGGGATGAAGGGAGACTGAATTACAAGTGACCTACATGATTTGCTTAAGCCTAAGA
This window contains:
- the FOXN4 gene encoding forkhead box protein N4, with amino-acid sequence MIESDIPSIMSGIIRNSGQNHHPSQEYRLLPSDPSQLSEDDLPSDLQSLSWLTSVDVPRLQQMASGRMDFSLGAQNAMLQQTGPVASNMHSTGAPGAMIHVQASLPQGILGLNSISTHGANMSQYAVGGQPSPSLQTQQQLFPPPHSQQVFALAQNTQQCNPAAIYNTSYGTQPHYSQPRLAPHSAQELHPKHYPKPIYSYSCLIAMALKNSKTGSLPVSEIYSFMKEHFPYFKTAPDGWKNSVRHNLSLNKCFEKVENKMSGTSRKGCLWALNPAKIDKMEEEMQKWKRKDLAAIHRSMANPEELDKLITDRPENCRRPSKQSEPEVSALNHMAAAQGRISISQLQPQPIMTLSLQSIPLHHQIQTQARITPDSPAPAQTPPLHTLPDMSHSPLPHHPMGRAPPDFLNMPADMNTEVDALDPSIMDFALQGNIWEEMKDDSFSLDTLGAFSNSPLHLSDCDLGTPGLTPVSSGSDHSFSDLQVTGLYTTYTTLDNVAAAQYMNPQGNKPIALL